A window of the Arachis duranensis cultivar V14167 chromosome 5, aradu.V14167.gnm2.J7QH, whole genome shotgun sequence genome harbors these coding sequences:
- the LOC107489556 gene encoding uncharacterized protein LOC107489556, producing the protein MKDQQFPKFLEIFKKLEINIPLAEGLEQMTLYAKFFKDLINKKRSWKEKENVVLTQEYSVVIQKGLPSKLKDPGSFFIPCTIGNIPIDKALCDSGTSINFMPLSIMKKLSLEEVNPTRMSLQLADRSLIIPDGVLENLLVKVGKFIFPANFVILDIDEE; encoded by the coding sequence ATGAAGGATCAACAATTCCCTAAGTTCTTAGAGATTTTCAAGAAATTGGAGATCAACATTCCACTAGCTGAAGGCTTAGAACAAATGACACTCTATGCAAAGTTTTTCAAGGacctcatcaacaagaaaaggagctggaaagagaaggaaaatgtGGTCCTCACCCAGGAATATAGTGTTGTGATCCAGAAGGGTTTGCCATCCAAACTcaaagatccaggaagctttttCATACCATGCACCATTGGGAACATACCAATTGACAAAGCATTATGTGACTCGGGAACAAGCATCAATTTCATGCCACTTTCTATAATGAAGAAGCTGTCATTAGAGGAGGTTAATCCCACCAGAATGTCATTACAACTAGCTGACAGATCCCTCATAATACCCGATGGAGTGCTGGAGAACCTTCTAGTTAAGGTTGGAAAATTCATCTTCCCTGCGAATTTTGTGATTCTGGACATAGATGAGGAATGA